taatattatttattattaaatttattattttttaattattttgttattcctatagaataaattaataaaaaatccataaataaatacaatatattaattatgATTTTTCTAATCAACATAATTAAAATGCATATAttcataaagttgtaaaataattcatACAAAGTAGCTAATATTAACAAAATGTAAGTTAAAATACAATCATATTCAGAAAAAATACTATTAATATTCCGcacataataatatatttaaacgAAAACATAAATAGCATAGTCAATTATCTAGATTATCCTATGGATCTGTGGAGTCTGAAGTGGTTGGATGTGAAGATGTTGTAAACTGAGTACCACCTGTGGTCTTTAACTCCTTTCGCACCTGGTCAAGTATTTCAGTCATCATCTCTGCCCTCATTCGTGATCCTTTTTCATCTATAAGTTGTTGAATTTTCTCTTGTGTCATCGCAGGCTGAGAAGATGACCCAGGATAAGCAGATGTGGATGATTGAGAGGTAGATGATCCACTTGTTTGAGATTTTACAGAAGACCCAAAACCATACACCCTTCCTTTATTAAAGCCTCTAGATACTTCTATCCACTTATCCATATCAAATATTGGTGGGGTTTCAGAATTAGAACCATATTTCTCCACAATTGCACTTGCATAATCTTCCTAAACAAATGAAATACAGTAATATCTTATTAAATGAATAGCCAACACACATAACCTTACATTATAATCTAATACAACTTAATgacaataaaattaaattagaaaaatattgtgctaaaattaatattttcaaagaaACTTACATCGACCCATTGTAATTTGCCATCAATGAATACACCATCAGCACCCTTTTTGGTGTGAATTGCTCAAAATACTTCAATCTTATTTGGTGGTCTACCTAACTTCTTTGtctacaaaataaaaattatcgtaTTGTGTAATCAACAAAATACACACTAAATAATTTTACAACCAACAAAATGCAtaactataaataaaaaataacttaaattaaaaaattataccaATCGATCCTCATGAATCTCAATTTTGATTGAACCACCAGCATGTTTTGTAATTGACCCATCTTTTACTGTCATTCTATTAATCTTAGCAGATTGTGACTTCTTTCGCCACTCTGGAGAACTCCAATAAGCAACAAGCTCATTCCACACCTCTGCTTTCATCCAGTTTGGTCCTAGATTGTGCAAATAAGCAATATCACTTTTCTTGTGCTTCACCAACATTTCATTCCTAGCTCTGTTAAGAATATCACGAAATCTATCCTTCCCAAGCTTAACCCAAGCAAGACGCACATTCTGCTCTTCAGTTTCATCCCACATGTAACGACCCTAAAAATTTCATTGTTAGATgttataaataaatatgacaATTTATATTTCAATCATCCAATAGATAAGTCATGTCAAACTAGAAGAATACCCTAAAATAACAAGTATTATCCATTAAAATCCGGCAGCATTTCAGCTGTTTTTCAAACATCTAACAACAAAAAGACACAACCTGTTGAAAAGCCACTTCTATAATAATCATCCACATCCATTAATTCACAACCTTCCCACCATATAAATTCAACatattcaattgaattaatttcaaTATAAATAGGTAATTTGTATCTCACTTGAAATTTTCCAAATAGCTCATCCTTCATCTTATTGGGTATTTTTGCCCA
The Hevea brasiliensis isolate MT/VB/25A 57/8 chromosome 15, ASM3005281v1, whole genome shotgun sequence genome window above contains:
- the LOC110632038 gene encoding uncharacterized protein LOC110632038 → MSQPMQSLRDEQDEDQSIGHEPLQLPVDTQVSPTLLQLGGFLDISVFRSITNDIKMHFTAPWKTWAEIPNKMKDELFGKFQGRYMWDETEEQNVRLAWVKLGKDRFRDILNRARNEMLVKHKKSDIAYLHNLGPNWMKAEVWNELVAYWSSPEWRKKSQSAKINRMTVKDGSITKHAGGSIKIEIHEDRLEDYASAIVEKYGSNSETPPIFDMDKWIEVSRGFNKGRVYGFGSSVKSQTSGSSTSQSSTSAYPGSSSQPAMTQEKIQQLIDEKGSRMRAEMMTEILDQVRKELKTTGGTQFTTSSHPTTSDSTDP